A window of the Pseudomonas gozinkensis genome harbors these coding sequences:
- the arnT gene encoding lipid IV(A) 4-amino-4-deoxy-L-arabinosyltransferase yields the protein MSKRLALPLLLGLFLLAYLLPLGTHGLWIPDETRYAQISQEMLLTGNWASPHFMNLRYFEKPAAGYWMIALGQAVFGQNLFGVRFASALSTGLSVLLCFLIARRLWNEPRKSFVCALLYMSFAVVAGQAGYANLDPQFTFWVNLSLVALWFALDSRSNGQRLAGWAVLGLACGMGFMTKGFLAWLLPVLIALPWMLWQKRWKELLLYGPVAIAVAIIVSLPWVLAVHGQEPDYWRFFFWHEHIRRFAGDDAQHDAPWWFYLPLLVAFSLPWVGMLPVALKQAWQTRRETGIAFLGLWLLMPLLFFSLSNGKLPTYILPCLLPLALLLGHALADRLRLEQSRALGLNGLLNLLLGIVTLIGLVYVQLKRPLYDHELHSLVLVFIALTGWIISNLLQAFRPLQCWAAPAVGSLLLIALLPAALPKSVVANKMPDQFVLTHQVELATTTHLLSNDLGAASALSWRLKRPQVALYNTIGELKYGLAYPDGIQQRVDPDQVQQWMREARKTGSVGVVMRVKGQDELDELDRLPKDGTRYEQGNLVIMILPQEAS from the coding sequence ATGAGCAAACGCTTGGCATTGCCGCTGTTGCTGGGGCTTTTTCTGCTGGCCTACCTGCTGCCGCTCGGCACGCATGGCTTGTGGATTCCCGATGAAACCCGTTATGCGCAGATCAGTCAGGAGATGTTGCTGACTGGCAACTGGGCTTCGCCGCATTTCATGAACCTGCGTTACTTCGAAAAACCGGCGGCCGGTTACTGGATGATCGCCCTCGGGCAGGCCGTGTTCGGGCAAAACCTGTTCGGCGTGCGGTTTGCCTCGGCCCTGAGCACCGGGCTGAGCGTGCTGCTGTGCTTTCTCATCGCCCGCCGTTTGTGGAACGAGCCGCGCAAAAGCTTCGTCTGCGCCCTGCTCTACATGAGTTTCGCCGTCGTCGCCGGCCAGGCCGGTTACGCCAACCTCGATCCGCAGTTCACCTTTTGGGTCAACCTGAGTCTGGTGGCGCTGTGGTTCGCCCTCGACAGCCGTTCCAATGGTCAGCGCCTGGCCGGTTGGGCGGTGCTGGGCCTGGCGTGTGGCATGGGGTTCATGACCAAGGGTTTTCTCGCCTGGCTGCTGCCGGTGCTGATCGCCTTGCCGTGGATGCTCTGGCAGAAACGCTGGAAGGAATTGCTGCTGTACGGCCCGGTGGCCATCGCGGTGGCGATCATCGTCAGCCTGCCATGGGTGCTGGCGGTGCACGGTCAGGAACCGGATTACTGGCGGTTCTTCTTCTGGCACGAGCACATCCGCCGTTTTGCCGGCGACGATGCCCAGCATGACGCGCCGTGGTGGTTCTATCTGCCGCTGCTGGTGGCATTCAGTCTGCCGTGGGTCGGCATGTTGCCGGTGGCACTGAAACAGGCGTGGCAGACCCGCCGCGAAACCGGCATCGCGTTTCTCGGGCTGTGGCTGCTGATGCCGCTGCTGTTCTTCAGCCTGAGCAACGGCAAGCTGCCGACCTACATCCTGCCGTGCCTGCTGCCGCTGGCCTTGCTGCTGGGCCATGCGCTGGCCGATCGCTTGCGGCTGGAGCAAAGCCGGGCGCTGGGCCTCAATGGCCTGCTGAACCTGTTGCTGGGCATCGTCACGCTGATCGGGCTGGTTTACGTGCAGCTCAAGCGCCCGCTGTACGACCACGAATTGCACAGTCTGGTGCTGGTATTCATCGCCCTGACCGGCTGGATCATCAGCAACCTGTTGCAAGCCTTCCGCCCGTTGCAATGCTGGGCGGCGCCGGCGGTGGGCAGTCTGCTGCTGATCGCATTGCTGCCGGCGGCACTGCCCAAGTCGGTGGTTGCCAACAAAATGCCTGACCAGTTCGTCCTCACCCACCAGGTGGAACTGGCGACGACCACGCACCTGTTGAGCAACGACCTGGGCGCCGCGTCGGCCCTGTCCTGGCGCCTCAAGCGCCCGCAAGTGGCGCTGTACAACACGATAGGCGAATTGAAATATGGCCTTGCCTATCCTGACGGCATTCAACAACGGGTCGATCCCGATCAGGTGCAACAGTGGATGCGCGAAGCCCGCAAGACCGGTTCGGTCGGCGTGGTGATGCGGGTCAAGGGGCAAGACGAACTGGACGAACTCGACAGACTGCCCAAGGACGGCACCCGATATGAGCAGGGCAACCTGGTGATCATGATCCTGCCGCAGGAGGCGTCATGA
- the arnE gene encoding 4-amino-4-deoxy-L-arabinose-phosphoundecaprenol flippase subunit ArnE: MSLWLLLFACLLTCLGQVAQKFAVESWRGVDSAWTEKLRSPWLWLALFALGAGLLVWLLVLQRLPVGIAYPMLSLNFVIITLIARFAFKEPVDVQHWFGVLLVIGGVALLGQQS, translated from the coding sequence ATGAGCCTGTGGCTGCTGTTGTTCGCCTGCCTGCTGACCTGTCTGGGCCAGGTCGCGCAGAAGTTCGCCGTGGAGAGCTGGCGCGGCGTCGATTCGGCGTGGACTGAAAAGCTCCGTTCACCCTGGCTGTGGCTGGCCCTGTTCGCTCTTGGCGCCGGCCTGCTGGTGTGGCTGCTGGTGTTGCAGCGTCTGCCGGTCGGGATCGCCTACCCGATGCTCAGCCTCAATTTCGTGATCATCACCCTGATCGCCCGCTTCGCGTTCAAGGAGCCCGTCGACGTTCAACACTGGTTCGGCGTGCTGTTGGTGATCGGCGGCGTGGCGCTGTTGGGGCAGCAGTCATGA
- the arnF gene encoding 4-amino-4-deoxy-L-arabinose-phosphoundecaprenol flippase subunit ArnF, translating into MNQRRGILFALASVLLVSVAQLSMRWSMTRLPRPDQWLTVQSVDSVALAVVLAAIFAYALSMLCWLAALRDLPLGRAYSLLSISYALVYLLAAGLPLFNESFSFSKSLGVALVMLGVITINTRPARAPELRSSP; encoded by the coding sequence ATGAACCAGCGCCGTGGAATCCTCTTCGCCCTGGCCAGCGTGCTGCTGGTCAGCGTGGCGCAATTGAGCATGCGCTGGAGCATGACGCGCCTGCCCCGCCCGGATCAGTGGCTGACCGTACAAAGCGTCGATTCAGTTGCGCTGGCCGTGGTGCTGGCGGCGATCTTCGCCTACGCGCTGTCGATGCTCTGCTGGCTCGCCGCCCTGCGGGATCTGCCGCTGGGCCGGGCCTATTCGCTGCTGAGCATCAGCTATGCGCTGGTGTACCTGCTGGCGGCCGGCCTGCCGCTGTTCAACGAATCTTTCAGTTTCTCTAAATCACTGGGCGTGGCGCTGGTCATGCTCGGGGTCATCACCATCAACACTCGTCCGGCCCGTGCGCCCGAATTGAGGAGTTCGCCATGA
- a CDS encoding UDP-glucose dehydrogenase family protein, translated as MKITVFGSGYVGLVQAAVLAEVGHDVVCMDIDEKKVELLRQGHVSIFEPGLASLVREGLDAGRLQFTCDEKLAVQHGKVAFIAVGTPSKEDGSADLRYVLSVGDAVARHREQPLILVEKSTVPVGTGDTLRTHLDKALVKAGRLLQFDIVSNPEFLKEGSAVADCRRPDRIVIGCEREEVRDVMRDLYSPFNRNHDRIMFMDLRSAELTKYAANCMLATKISFINQIAELAEHLGADIESVRQGIGADSRIGYHFIYPGCGYGGSCFPKDMRALIHSAEEAHCSSDLLQAVEAINQRQKHKLFERINAFYKGELRGKTFAVWGLAFKPNTDDMRDAPSRVLLESLWAAGANVRAFDPEAMQETQHLYPDESKLMLMGTPESVLAGSDALIICTEWQQFKAPDFDLIQQRLKAPVIFDGRNLYDAERLARNGFHYFPMGRGESRTLPIPLQQWPHASDVA; from the coding sequence ATGAAAATCACAGTATTTGGTAGCGGTTATGTCGGCCTGGTGCAGGCCGCCGTGCTGGCCGAAGTCGGCCATGACGTGGTGTGCATGGACATCGACGAGAAAAAAGTCGAGCTGCTGCGCCAGGGTCACGTCAGCATCTTCGAGCCGGGGCTGGCCAGTCTGGTCCGCGAGGGCCTGGACGCTGGGCGCCTGCAATTCACCTGCGATGAAAAACTTGCGGTGCAGCATGGCAAGGTCGCGTTCATTGCCGTCGGCACCCCGTCGAAAGAAGACGGCTCGGCCGACCTGCGTTACGTGCTGTCGGTGGGTGACGCCGTGGCCCGGCATCGTGAGCAACCGCTGATTCTGGTGGAGAAATCCACCGTGCCCGTCGGCACGGGCGACACCTTGCGCACGCACCTGGACAAAGCTCTGGTCAAGGCCGGGCGCCTGTTGCAGTTCGATATCGTCTCCAACCCGGAATTTCTCAAGGAAGGTTCGGCGGTCGCCGATTGCCGCCGTCCGGACCGGATCGTCATCGGCTGCGAGCGCGAAGAAGTGCGCGACGTGATGCGCGACCTGTACTCACCGTTCAACCGCAACCACGACCGCATCATGTTCATGGACCTGCGCAGCGCCGAGCTGACCAAGTACGCCGCCAACTGCATGCTGGCGACCAAGATCAGCTTCATCAACCAGATCGCCGAGCTGGCCGAACACCTGGGCGCGGACATCGAATCGGTGCGCCAGGGCATCGGCGCCGACAGCCGCATCGGCTACCACTTCATCTACCCCGGTTGCGGTTACGGCGGCTCGTGCTTCCCCAAAGACATGCGCGCGCTGATTCACAGCGCCGAAGAGGCGCACTGCTCCAGCGATTTGCTGCAAGCGGTGGAAGCGATCAACCAGCGGCAGAAACACAAGCTGTTCGAACGCATCAACGCGTTCTACAAGGGTGAACTGCGCGGCAAGACCTTCGCCGTCTGGGGCCTGGCCTTCAAACCGAACACCGACGACATGCGCGACGCGCCGAGCCGGGTCTTGCTGGAATCGCTGTGGGCCGCCGGCGCCAATGTGCGGGCGTTCGACCCGGAAGCGATGCAGGAAACCCAGCATCTGTACCCGGACGAGTCGAAACTGATGTTGATGGGCACCCCGGAATCGGTACTCGCCGGTTCCGACGCGCTGATCATCTGCACTGAATGGCAGCAATTCAAGGCGCCAGATTTCGACCTGATCCAGCAACGCCTCAAGGCCCCGGTGATCTTCGACGGCCGCAACCTGTACGACGCCGAACGCCTGGCCCGCAACGGCTTCCATTACTTCCCGATGGGCCGTGGCGAATCGCGCACCCTGCCGATTCCGTTGCAGCAATGGCCGCACGCCTCGGACGTGGCTTGA
- a CDS encoding ArnT family glycosyltransferase: MAARLGRGLIGLTPALRRQSLIAGLLAFLLFIAGVYGRAPIGFDSRFVLFAQEMLRHGPSVFPTTYGEPYADYSSLSTLFIWLLSLPFGTVNSLTAWLPSAVAGAVIVTLMYRLLAPSSVRWAVVSIALLMLTSTFITETRAVSQDLMLAAVAFSVFYLGYAHDHFAAGRRWPLVFILLLLGFGIRGPIGLVVPTGMLCSYYLLDRQWWRLLTFGVLASLLLAACVGLLLWLAEVSGGPAFRQDVIRMQFMGRMDGSEGVSGSLYYFTSSLGNYALAYPLALLALAAAWLSKPRQRGPALRLVQYCAAAGLIVMLGLSIPQAKKARYLLPMLPMAAIIAAYPFQVLHGRVFAWLRVGMQGLWLLIPALLIVLLWVAQRRFPEALTDLTPVMIVLGLLQLAALSRLWLQRWRTEVLVFSAVLAVWAAYALVFEPVERQLYDTRTFSQAALARVHEQPAPLVLHGMGKDAKAIKFMVNVEQDLQPLFTETTQALEALKGPAWLMMDRSDLQALQGTPLGALQPVLSGRFDKNDYVLLWLSP, from the coding sequence ATGGCCGCACGCCTCGGACGTGGCTTGATCGGTTTAACCCCAGCCCTGCGCCGGCAGTCCCTGATCGCAGGGCTGCTGGCGTTCTTGCTGTTCATCGCCGGCGTGTACGGGCGGGCGCCCATCGGTTTCGACTCGCGCTTCGTGCTGTTCGCCCAGGAAATGCTGCGGCACGGGCCCAGTGTGTTTCCCACCACTTATGGTGAGCCGTACGCCGATTATTCTTCGCTCTCGACCTTGTTCATCTGGCTGTTGTCGTTGCCGTTCGGGACGGTCAACAGCCTGACGGCGTGGCTGCCGAGCGCTGTCGCCGGCGCAGTAATCGTGACGTTGATGTATCGCTTGCTCGCGCCTTCATCCGTGCGCTGGGCGGTGGTCAGCATCGCGCTGCTGATGCTCACCAGCACCTTCATCACCGAAACCCGCGCGGTGTCGCAGGACCTGATGCTCGCCGCCGTGGCGTTTTCGGTGTTCTACCTCGGTTATGCCCACGACCATTTTGCTGCCGGTCGACGCTGGCCGCTGGTGTTCATTCTGTTGCTGTTGGGGTTTGGCATCCGCGGGCCGATCGGGCTGGTGGTACCGACCGGCATGCTGTGCAGTTACTACCTGCTGGATCGCCAATGGTGGCGTCTGTTGACCTTCGGTGTGCTGGCTTCGCTCCTGCTGGCGGCCTGCGTCGGGCTATTGCTGTGGCTGGCGGAGGTCAGCGGCGGGCCGGCGTTTCGGCAGGACGTGATCCGCATGCAGTTCATGGGGCGCATGGACGGCAGCGAAGGCGTCAGCGGTTCGCTGTATTACTTCACCAGTTCTCTGGGCAACTACGCGCTGGCGTATCCGCTGGCCTTGCTGGCACTGGCGGCGGCGTGGCTGAGCAAGCCCCGGCAACGCGGCCCGGCCTTACGACTGGTGCAATATTGCGCTGCGGCGGGGTTGATCGTGATGCTCGGGCTGTCGATTCCCCAGGCGAAAAAGGCCCGTTACCTGCTGCCGATGCTGCCCATGGCGGCGATCATTGCGGCGTATCCGTTTCAGGTGTTGCACGGCCGGGTGTTTGCCTGGCTGCGCGTCGGCATGCAGGGATTGTGGCTGCTGATCCCTGCGTTGTTGATCGTCCTGCTGTGGGTGGCGCAGCGTCGGTTTCCCGAGGCCTTGACCGACCTGACGCCGGTAATGATCGTGCTCGGATTGCTGCAACTGGCCGCGTTGTCGCGGTTGTGGCTGCAGCGCTGGCGAACCGAAGTCCTCGTGTTCAGCGCCGTGCTGGCGGTCTGGGCGGCGTACGCGCTGGTGTTCGAGCCGGTGGAGCGCCAGCTCTATGACACGCGCACCTTCAGCCAGGCGGCGCTGGCGCGGGTCCACGAGCAACCCGCGCCGCTGGTGCTGCACGGCATGGGCAAGGACGCCAAGGCCATCAAGTTCATGGTCAATGTCGAGCAGGATCTGCAACCGCTGTTCACTGAAACCACGCAAGCGCTCGAAGCACTCAAGGGGCCGGCGTGGCTGATGATGGATCGCAGCGACCTCCAGGCCCTGCAAGGCACGCCGCTCGGAGCGCTGCAGCCGGTGCTGAGCGGCCGTTTCGACAAAAACGATTATGTATTGCTGTGGCTGTCGCCTTAA
- a CDS encoding GNAT family N-acetyltransferase, whose amino-acid sequence MTFTMRQALAADAIALPAIERSAAELFRLDPSLAWLANAAVPQASAHLPAIERGELWVAENNDGQLAGFLRAVTVDQQLHIEELSVSQHFQGRGVGRKLLLAAIEQARLWQLRAVTLTTFRDLPWNAPFYQRMGFALLNAEESDARLNHVLRDEIAHGLPGERRCAMRLILTSLP is encoded by the coding sequence ATGACCTTCACCATGCGACAGGCCCTTGCAGCCGATGCCATCGCCCTCCCCGCCATCGAGCGCTCGGCCGCCGAGCTGTTTCGCCTCGACCCTTCACTGGCCTGGCTGGCGAATGCCGCCGTGCCGCAGGCGTCGGCGCATTTACCGGCGATTGAACGGGGCGAACTGTGGGTCGCAGAAAACAACGACGGACAACTTGCAGGCTTTTTAAGGGCGGTGACTGTCGACCAACAGTTGCACATTGAGGAACTGTCCGTCAGCCAACACTTTCAGGGCCGGGGCGTCGGTCGCAAGTTGCTGTTGGCGGCGATTGAACAGGCGCGTCTGTGGCAACTTCGGGCGGTGACGCTGACGACGTTTCGCGATCTGCCGTGGAATGCGCCGTTCTATCAACGCATGGGTTTTGCGCTATTGAACGCCGAGGAAAGCGATGCGCGCCTGAACCATGTATTGCGCGATGAAATCGCTCACGGATTGCCCGGCGAGCGACGTTGCGCCATGCGCCTGATACTCACGTCGTTGCCTTGA
- a CDS encoding LysR family transcriptional regulator, which produces METPLSNSGNPPVKTAHRAPLALSGLDFKLLKVFKAVVEAGGFSAAQNELNVGLAAISKQISDLEIRIGMRLCTRGREGFHLTEEGRLVYQASIDLFASVDNFRDRLSSAQNELIGDLGVGVIDNTITDDNSPLVAALKKINEHSPKVRFQLQATQLDEVERGVVEGRLVAGIVPVYQKREEFDYYPLYEERSQAYCAVGHPLFDRPAEQMGGNVLQDYECINHRYAIHRDKLNFARYDSFSASATQVEAVALLIKTGRFVGFLPQHYAATLVAAGQFRAVCPELVHFDTPFNLILRHNTVRSPLVKAFAQALGVDLKATT; this is translated from the coding sequence ATGGAAACCCCACTTTCCAATTCCGGAAACCCACCGGTAAAAACCGCTCACCGGGCACCTTTGGCCCTCAGCGGACTGGATTTCAAACTGCTCAAGGTGTTCAAGGCAGTGGTCGAGGCCGGCGGCTTCAGCGCGGCGCAAAACGAGCTGAACGTGGGCCTGGCCGCGATCAGCAAGCAGATCTCCGACCTGGAAATCCGCATCGGCATGCGCCTGTGTACCCGGGGGCGCGAAGGGTTTCACCTGACCGAAGAAGGGCGTCTGGTGTATCAGGCGTCGATTGATCTGTTTGCCTCGGTCGACAACTTTCGTGATCGGCTAAGTTCAGCGCAGAACGAACTCATCGGCGACCTAGGAGTGGGGGTGATCGATAATACGATCACTGACGATAATTCGCCGTTAGTTGCTGCGCTTAAAAAGATAAATGAACATTCGCCGAAAGTAAGGTTTCAACTTCAGGCGACCCAGCTGGATGAAGTGGAAAGAGGCGTTGTGGAAGGGCGCTTAGTTGCCGGAATAGTCCCGGTTTATCAAAAACGCGAAGAATTCGATTATTACCCGCTCTATGAAGAGCGCTCGCAGGCTTACTGCGCCGTCGGCCACCCGTTGTTCGACAGGCCCGCGGAGCAGATGGGCGGCAACGTGCTGCAGGATTACGAGTGCATCAACCACCGCTATGCGATCCATCGCGACAAGCTCAACTTTGCTCGCTACGACAGTTTTTCCGCCTCGGCGACCCAGGTCGAAGCGGTGGCGTTGCTGATCAAGACCGGGCGTTTCGTGGGCTTTCTGCCGCAGCATTACGCCGCTACGCTGGTGGCCGCCGGGCAGTTTCGCGCGGTGTGCCCGGAGCTGGTCCACTTCGACACGCCGTTCAATCTGATCCTGCGGCACAACACCGTGCGCAGTCCGCTGGTCAAGGCGTTCGCCCAGGCGCTGGGGGTTGATCTCAAGGCAACGACGTGA
- the argH gene encoding argininosuccinate lyase, with protein sequence MSQTTDRLWGARFKSGPSAALAALSRCPERYFRLTPYDLAGSKAHAGELQRAGLLDEQETRTMIEALDGIGADFAAERIAPTLDDEDVHTFIERLLTERLGALGGKLRAGRSRNDQTANDLRLFLRDHVRTLAVEVLALQTALVDQAEQHVESICPGFTHLQQAQPIVFAHHLLAHAQSMLRDVQRLVDWDARTSLSPLGAAAMAGSAIARQPQQSAKEMGYAGVCENSIDAVASRDHVAEFLFIASMLGINISRLAEEFCLWSSRQFRWVDLDDAYATGSSIMPQKKNPDIAELARGKAGRLIGNLTGLLSTLKSLPLSYNRDLSEDKNGVLDSVDTLLLVLPAMAGMVATMTVNVEELRRQAPLGFTLATEVADWLAVRGVPFKEAHEITGALVQACEKHDLELWEASPALLAEIDPRLTADVRDSLTLEAAIAARSGWGGTAPQQVREQIGRLKTALAAQQQWTENYQGFRL encoded by the coding sequence ATGTCTCAAACCACCGACCGTCTCTGGGGTGCCCGTTTCAAAAGCGGCCCGTCCGCAGCCCTGGCGGCCCTGTCCCGTTGCCCCGAGCGCTATTTCCGCCTGACGCCGTACGATCTGGCCGGCTCCAAGGCCCACGCCGGGGAACTGCAACGTGCCGGCCTGCTGGACGAGCAGGAAACCCGCACGATGATCGAAGCCCTGGACGGCATCGGTGCCGATTTTGCAGCCGAGCGCATCGCCCCGACGCTGGACGACGAAGACGTTCACACCTTCATCGAGCGCCTGCTGACCGAACGCCTCGGCGCGCTGGGCGGCAAGCTGCGCGCCGGCCGTTCGCGCAACGACCAGACCGCCAACGACCTGCGCCTTTTCCTGCGTGATCACGTCCGCACCCTGGCCGTGGAAGTGCTGGCCCTGCAAACGGCGCTGGTGGATCAGGCCGAACAGCACGTCGAAAGCATCTGCCCGGGTTTCACCCACTTGCAGCAGGCGCAACCGATCGTGTTCGCCCACCACCTGCTGGCCCACGCCCAATCGATGCTGCGTGACGTGCAACGTCTGGTGGATTGGGATGCGCGCACTTCGCTGTCGCCCCTTGGTGCTGCGGCCATGGCCGGTTCCGCGATCGCTCGCCAGCCGCAGCAATCGGCCAAGGAAATGGGCTACGCCGGGGTCTGCGAAAACTCCATCGATGCCGTGGCCAGCCGCGATCACGTCGCCGAATTCCTGTTCATCGCCAGCATGCTCGGGATCAACATCTCGCGTCTGGCCGAAGAGTTCTGCCTGTGGTCGTCGCGCCAGTTCCGCTGGGTCGATCTGGACGACGCCTACGCCACCGGCAGCTCGATCATGCCGCAGAAGAAAAACCCGGACATCGCCGAACTGGCCCGGGGCAAGGCTGGCCGTCTGATCGGCAACCTGACCGGTTTGCTCTCGACGCTCAAATCCCTGCCGCTGTCGTACAACCGCGACCTGAGCGAAGACAAGAACGGCGTGCTCGACAGTGTCGACACCCTGCTGCTGGTGCTGCCGGCCATGGCCGGGATGGTTGCGACCATGACCGTCAACGTAGAGGAGTTGCGCCGTCAGGCGCCACTGGGTTTCACCCTCGCCACCGAAGTCGCCGACTGGCTGGCCGTGCGCGGCGTGCCCTTCAAGGAAGCTCACGAAATCACCGGTGCGCTGGTTCAGGCCTGCGAAAAACACGACCTCGAATTGTGGGAAGCCTCGCCGGCGCTGCTGGCCGAAATCGACCCGCGCCTGACGGCAGACGTGCGTGACAGCCTGACCCTGGAAGCCGCCATCGCTGCCCGCAGCGGCTGGGGCGGCACCGCGCCGCAACAGGTGCGCGAGCAGATCGGCCGCCTGAAAACCGCCCTCGCCGCGCAGCAACAGTGGACCGAAAACTACCAGGGCTTCCGCCTCTAA
- a CDS encoding amino acid ABC transporter permease, which translates to MSQTQAERLQAERKLAENQFDITQYQHVPRRYYGRIFFATVIVIAIIGLVRAFAEGKIEWSYIGQFLTSEAIMWGLFNTIIMAVLAMALGIVFGVITAIMRMSANPILRYVAVTYTWLFRGTPLILQLLLWFNLALIFPTIGIPGLFELDTVSLMTPFVAALLGLSINQGAYTAEVVRAGLLSVDTGQYEAAKSIGMPRLQALRRIILPQAMRIIIPPVGNEFIGMVKMTSLASVIQYSELLYNAQNIYYANARVMELLIVAGIWYLATVTVLSFGQSRLERRFARGAGKRS; encoded by the coding sequence ATGAGCCAGACTCAGGCAGAACGACTCCAGGCGGAGCGCAAACTGGCGGAAAACCAGTTCGACATTACCCAGTACCAGCATGTGCCACGGCGTTATTACGGGCGGATCTTCTTCGCTACCGTGATCGTCATCGCCATCATCGGCCTGGTGCGAGCCTTCGCCGAAGGCAAGATCGAATGGTCGTACATCGGCCAGTTCCTCACCTCCGAAGCGATCATGTGGGGCCTGTTCAACACGATCATCATGGCCGTGCTGGCCATGGCGCTGGGCATCGTGTTCGGCGTGATCACCGCGATCATGCGCATGTCGGCCAACCCGATCCTGCGTTACGTGGCAGTGACCTACACCTGGCTGTTTCGCGGTACGCCGCTGATTCTGCAACTGCTGTTGTGGTTCAACCTGGCGCTGATCTTCCCCACCATCGGCATTCCCGGCCTGTTCGAACTCGACACCGTGAGCCTGATGACCCCGTTCGTGGCCGCCCTGCTCGGCTTGAGCATCAACCAGGGCGCCTACACCGCTGAAGTGGTGCGCGCCGGCCTGCTGTCGGTGGACACCGGCCAGTACGAAGCGGCCAAGTCGATCGGCATGCCGCGCCTGCAGGCGCTGCGCCGGATCATCCTGCCGCAGGCCATGCGCATCATCATTCCGCCGGTGGGCAACGAATTCATCGGCATGGTGAAAATGACCTCGCTGGCGAGCGTCATCCAGTACTCGGAACTGCTCTACAACGCTCAGAACATTTACTACGCCAACGCCCGGGTCATGGAGCTGCTGATCGTCGCCGGTATCTGGTACCTGGCCACCGTCACCGTCCTGTCCTTTGGTCAAAGCCGTCTGGAGCGTCGTTTCGCTCGCGGCGCCGGCAAGCGTTCTTGA
- a CDS encoding amino acid ABC transporter ATP-binding protein has translation MRNIVKAVSLNKYYDQYHALKDINIEVEQGEVLCIIGPSGSGKSTLLRCVNQLEKIDKGGLWVDGELVGYRVVGHKLHELNESQIARQRLATGMVFQRFNLFPHMTVLQNIIEGPCQVLKRSPKEAHEEALELLARVGLADKRNSYPIELSGGQQQRVAIARALAMRPKLMLFDEPTSALDPELVGEVLSVMRDLAQTGMTMIVVTHELGFAREVSNRMVFMDGGQIVEAGSPEEILISPQNPRTQSFISAVRT, from the coding sequence ATGAGAAACATCGTCAAGGCCGTGAGCCTGAACAAATATTACGACCAGTACCACGCGCTCAAGGACATCAACATCGAGGTCGAGCAAGGCGAAGTGCTGTGCATCATCGGCCCGTCCGGCTCGGGCAAGAGCACCCTGCTGCGCTGCGTCAACCAGCTGGAAAAGATCGACAAGGGCGGTCTCTGGGTCGACGGCGAGCTGGTCGGCTACCGCGTGGTCGGGCACAAGCTGCACGAACTCAACGAATCACAGATCGCCCGCCAGCGCCTGGCCACCGGCATGGTGTTCCAGCGTTTCAACCTGTTTCCGCACATGACTGTGTTGCAAAACATCATCGAAGGCCCGTGCCAGGTACTCAAGCGTTCGCCCAAGGAGGCGCACGAAGAAGCCCTGGAACTGCTGGCCCGGGTCGGCCTGGCCGACAAACGCAACAGCTACCCGATCGAACTGTCGGGCGGTCAGCAGCAACGGGTGGCGATTGCCCGCGCCCTGGCCATGCGACCCAAGCTGATGCTGTTCGATGAACCCACTTCGGCACTCGACCCGGAACTGGTCGGTGAGGTGCTGTCGGTGATGCGCGATCTGGCGCAGACCGGCATGACCATGATCGTCGTCACCCATGAACTGGGCTTCGCCCGGGAGGTTTCCAACCGCATGGTGTTCATGGACGGCGGGCAGATCGTGGAGGCTGGAAGCCCCGAAGAAATACTAATAAGTCCGCAAAACCCGCGCACCCAAAGCTTCATTTCTGCCGTTCGAACCTGA